tgccttGTTCATGGCTCAATATATTCACCTGGTGTAAACACCCTTCGTGTATAACATAAAGTCGTCTGTCACTTCAAAGGCAAAGCTCAATGGATTGTACCTCCCCACAGCTTCCACCATGCCTTGCTCATCATTCTGGAAGGAGAAAGTCataggagcataagaagagcctgctggatcaggccaggggcacatctagtccaatatcctgttaTCACATAAgacaaccagattcctgtgggaaacccacaagcaggatttgagaacAAGAGCACCCTTCCCTCTagcgcagtggttctcaacctgtgggtccccagatgttgttggactacaactcccatcatccctgagctctggccttgctagctaggggtgatcggagttgtagtccaacaacatcagcggacccacaggttgagaaaggctgctctagcagAGCTTAATATGCAATGCTTGGCCCTGGCTAAGCAAAGGCTGAGGAGGAACTCCCCAGGACACAAAGCAAACAGTGGTGAGACTCAGGACCCATTCCTTAAGGGCCAGAGAAGATGCGCAAAGTGGGAAAGTACTAGCTATCCGCCACCCACAGCCAGGTGTTTTCTGTTTACTGTTACCCCTCTTTCTAAGAAGGGGCTGGACAAGTTCGAACGTCCAGTAGAAGTTCAgttacattttattttcacctcttGGGAAAAGCAAAACGCATGGCAGGAGGAGTCACTCACCAGCGTAATGTTAACGACTTTTTTGACGAATGCAATGGCCTTCTGACCTTGGAATTTGCAGGTCCCGTTCTGTGAATGAGACAAGGGAGGCCCATTAGAGATGGCTCATTGCGGAGGGCAGTGCCTGCCCTCTTCTACGCTGCAATTCTAATCCCAGCAACAATACCTGTGCAGTGTATGGATAGTCATCCTCCCCCATCAGCCCTTTGTTGTACAGGATGTATTCAAACGCCTGGCTAGGGAGTCCCctggggaggcagagacacaacaGCACAAATCAGCCTGCTCATTCTGAGTTATTCTCTTGCTGTGGAGATTGTGGAAGGTTGTgggaaggggggtgcaggggaTGGAACACTGAGTTTGAAGGTATTACTATGATAAGGAAGGGCTGAGATTACTCAGAAGATGCTGCCACTTGCGTatctatttcataaaaattatatgcaGCTAGATTGTGAAAatccccaaagcagtttacagaaaagaCGAAACCGCAAGACTATCACttagaaaaattaacaataatttaACACTTTCAGGAAGTTAAAATACAAAGAGactaaaaaacagattaaaacttgcatcAATGTTTTAAATGTCTAAATAGGCtgatctaaacaaaaatgttttcagctggCACCGAAAAATGTCCAatgatatcaagaggcagggagttccaaagtgtaggtgctggcACACTAAAAGAATGAatattacaaatgcagaacaagttACTTGGCACCAGTGTCAGTTCTGCAAACCAAAGCAGTTGAGTGGGTGTATATGAGGTAAGGTGATAACGCATGTAAACTTGTACTAACTTGTTAAGGGCTTTATCTACTAACAATAACACCTTGAACTTACCCACTACATCCATGGTTGTTGAAGGCCTGAGCACAGTCAACCAGCTGCTGTTCAGCCTGGGGGAGGGAGACACTCCTGCAttcatttataattttatttgtgtactgccttttcacacaaaaaattaataaatatgctCATAACAGCTTGCAGCAAACAGGAATGCATTTCAAAATCAAAGAAGTGCAAAAACAATGTTAtagtaacataataaaacagcacagtagcaaatataggtaaaggtaaaggtacccctgaccattaggtccagtcgtgaccgactctggggttgcggcgctcatttcgctctatgggccaagggagccagcgtttgtccgcagacagcttccgggtcatgtggccagcatgactaagccgcttctggtgaaccagagcagcgcactcaaacgccatttaccttcccgccggagcggtacctatttatctacttgcactttgacatgctttcgaactgctaggttggcaggagcagggaccgagcaacgggagctcaccccgtcgcggggattcgaaccgccaaccttctgatcagcaagtcctatgctctgtggtttaacccacagcgccacccacgtccctcaaatATAAGAACATACAAAAAAATTTCAGTACTATAAATTCACAACGTGTGACtggaaagttcggtgaatggtcacagaaatctgacagcgagaaatattcaaacatacaatCGGCATTGGAAACCCatgaaatgctcacaattgtgtacggAGATGGAGCTATAACTCGAAAGATggtgtatgagtggtttaagtgTTTCTGTGAAGGACGGCAAACCACTGAAGATGACCCTCAGTCTGGCAGACCGTCGACAAGCAGAACGGCGGCAACGATAGAGTTCATGAGTTATTGATATGGCATCGGCATTTCTCCGTCCAAATGATGACATGTTCCACATGAAATcattactgagttgtcccaccctccatattctcccaatctggccccactggatttctctctttttccaaaactgaaatctgcactgaaagggcacagatttcccaacatttcacatgtccaagctgctgtgacgagggaactgaaagcagtacaaaaagaggaatcatagaatcatagagttggaagagaccacaagggccatcgagtccaaccccctgccaagcaggaaacaccatcagagcactcctgacatatggttgtcaagcctctgcttaaagacctccaaagaaggagacttctccagaagtttccaacgaacgttgtcaatggtgcattgtatcagaggggggctactttgaaggcctgtaaggttGTAGGTTCAAATATTTCttgctgtccgatttctgtgaccattcaccgaacttttCGGTCACACCTTATAGAAAGATTACATTAACTACAGCCTGAGAAGGGTTTCTTCAATCCCTGGTTTCCAGGTAAATTGGCCTGCACCTAAAAGTAGGAAGTGGAAGCCTGTCCCTTCTAAAACCTGCATTCAATTAatctaggcataggcaaactcggccctccagatgtttttcttGCTCAGGGAGATTTGTCCACAGCCAGAGGGAGGCTCCCGAAAGGGAACAGGCATTACAAGTTAGAGAATTAACTGTTAATTAACTTGTAACgcctgcctctggctgtggacAAATCTCCTTGAGCAAGACCTTCAGCTTTTTGGCTATGTGTTCCTGCATGTACATGAGCTTTGCTGCTTTCAGctactttaaatgcatgttgAGCTTCTGACATTCCCTTTTTGCTGCCGTGGATGCCCAGTTCTTTTGTCTCCACTTGGTTCTGAAGAGGCAATCCACTTTTTCTTAACCCGGATGTGGCCTAGACTTTCATGAGGTTAACACAGGCCACACAGACATGGAACAGAGGGAACCAGAAAGGCCAGAGTTCAACAAGGCCAGAGTTCAACAAGGCCAGAGTTCAACAGGGGAGCCTTACCAGGTCCAGTAGCTTTCCTGTTGCGATGGCAATAGCAGACTCCAAGCACCCAGTGGTTGAGAAAGTCCAGCAACTGCCACAGGGACccttgaggaggagggagaagtcagatggatggaagaaaggaaagaagacgACTGGTTGACTGAGTTTACTTATATGGCGCTTTTCCACAATAAGTTgcacccaaagcagcttacagcaaaCATTCAGAACATCAAAATACAGCTCATTGGACATATAAATATACAACATACAGAGCATGTCAGTAAATTCAAAAATGACaagaaggaaggggaaggcaTGAGAAAAAGCAACAGCTCTCTTCCCACAGGTAAAGGAAGGCACGGTGGCTTGGTTCACACCTaactctaaaccatggtttgttcaacAAACCAAAAGCTGTGCCACACATAGTCAAACAAACCACGGTTTGTTCCTCACAGCttgttttccagcaacttgtgcctttgtagtttggtgagcatctggggtgggggagccaaacaaaccatagttaaggaaAGGGGCTAAGTTCGCATGTAACACCAAGCCCAAGGTTAACCCCTTAAGGCTTAAGTTGACATCAAACCATGGCTTCAGGTCGTAGTTTGTTGGCAGTAGAGAAACTAtagttcacacataacactgaGTCGTGGGTTAATAAACTGTTTTAATGTTATGTGCAAACCAAGTTTATATCTGTAGCACTATCCCTATCGGCAAAATCCTTAGGAAAACATAAGCCCACAACTGGAATTACATTTAAAACCCTTTTGGGCCTCCAGTGGAAACATATTTTCAATTGCTCTGTGGGACCAACAGTTGAGGGGCGGGGGAGTGGCCTTCAGGATCAGTTCCTTACCTGATTTTTCACAGGTGTCACAAAatttcctttcttcctccagTCTATGGTTTTTGGACAGGCCCCACCACGGCTGATGAAGTTGCCAATGGTGGCTGAGCAGTTCTGGAAACAACAAGAGAGCCCCTCACTCAGCTGGCAGCTGACGTTCCCCAGACACAGAAACCCCTGAGCCACAAGTGGTGAGCATTGCCAGGTTGGTTGGCCACAATCCGCTGTGGCACATCAAATAAGAACGGGGGCTTGGAGGCCAGTGGAGTCTCTGGCTCAATTGCTACCTCTGCAAGTCACCATCTCCCACCTGCAGCCTCACATCTGCTGAAGGAGCAAAATAGTATCAGACACCACCACCAACATGAGTTCACCATATGACGCTTGGCAACCCTTCTCCATATATTTTCCCTTATTTTTATTACAGTATTCTCttattattctttttattatATTCCATAGAAGGGACTACACTCATTATATGTAAAATAATCCTACTGGGAATTGCAACAATGACTTGAGAGTAAAATTCACAAGTAAGTTGGCTAGCCTGttttaagaaaatatttttttccgattccatggtttacaaaaatatttttcactTTCAATGCATTACAGAGCAGAAATAAGGCAATGAAATAAAACTGCTCAAGTCCctatttttgaaaaaacaaaacacaaccccAGCATTTTATTGCTTACAGGAAAGTATTTTTAAAGCCTCTATTTAAAACAcgctctcttcctcctccagacTTTGTGTGTTTCCAGGATGTCTTATTTTTAGACGGTTAGAGCTCTATTTTCAGAACCTGAATGCAATTTGGGTAATAATAATGTGTTCACAAAATGCAGTACTCCATATTTAAAATGTGGCATGCGGAGGTGAAGGAACCTCCTGAAATGCCCCCTGGGAGCTGGGTCCTTGCTAATCCAGCATCACCTTTAATTTCAGGCTTGAGATAGTATAAGTGAATCACtatgactgttatgtactgaagttctcaccctgggccagcagggggatactgtagatagttttcactcaggtccacatatgcaaataagggattgaaagtgacattcagtgattggatagttacagaaagtggttactgttgcgttctagtggagctctatataagcacgctggctgaacccttcagttcagttcagttctgacctgtgaataaacaagagcttttTGATCACTGTGTCGTCGGATaggttcacccacaacttaacactgaccACCTGAAAAGGGGCCATATAAATACTAAGTCCAATGTTTATCCTTCAGAAAGAGAGGTGTAAAAACTCAAGTCTTTTAACACATActgtacactttggaactccctgccaattgacagGGAGGAGCCTTTGCTGTAATTTTTTATTTAGGAAAGCCTATCCAGGTATGCTGAATGTTGATCTGTGTTCTAATTTGTGTTTAGTTTATCCCTGATAATTTTAATTTACTGAATGCTTTAAATAGTCATTTTAACTGTCTatatatgaattttatgaaattaaaaaattaaatacaacacgcacacacacacactattgttCCAGCTGTGACAGGTAAATTTTAAGCTCTGTTATATCTTCTAGAGCTTCGCACCAAACTGAatgttcttccttcctttttctttaggACAATGTGTTTCTCCCGCTCTTCTGAGAATTTATTCTTTCTATACGGTTGTGAAAGTAGAAGAGCACAGTCTTctttttggcgatcacttgtagccaagtaagattgtcttccataaacacggttttaacaatgagtccgtaagtgactgtggaggccaattctgattCCACACGTCCTTcgacagtggggacataggtttccgggcgggagttgatcacagtgtggattgccaagcgtgccttcctcttagcgtgtttctcccttgtgtcctgagtttgagcatcttcaaagcccatgacgcctttggtaaaggctgttctccaactggagcgctcgcaggccagcgtttcccagttgtcggtgtgtgtttatactacatttttaaagatttgccttgagagagtctttaaacctcttttgttgaacaCCAGCATTACgcgttccatttttaagttcagaatagagtagttgctttggaaggcaatAATTAGGCAtccgtacaacatgaccagtccaacgaagttgatgttgaagaatcactgcttCGACGCTGGTGCAAAAGGCACAAGTTAGGACCTATTAAGCCCAATTTGGCTTGggcccaagctgtctgaaggatCATCTTCTCCCATACGAAGctgcctgggctctgagatctttggaggagGACTTTCCCTTAGGCATGCTTGGTGGTGACATGGGAGAGGGCTCTGTCAGTGACTGCTCCCAGGCTTTTGAACTCCTTTCTTAGGGAAATTAGACTGGCTTCCTCCTTGTTGCCATTCCGCCAGCAGGGGAAGACTATTTTATTTTGACAGGCTTTGGTAAAGGGCTGCTTTTAAAAGGAAAGGGGTTTAATAcactcgtaccttggaagtcaaacagaatccgttccggaagtccattcaacttccaaaacattcagaaaccaaagcacagcttcttattggctgcaggaatctcctgcagccaatcggaagccgcagaagccccgtcggacgttcggcttccaaaaatagttcgcaaactagaacagtcacttccaggtttgctgtgttcaggagccaaaacgtttgacttgcaacgcgttcgggatccaaggtatgactgtattgctgtGCTGTTTAtactatttgcatttttgtatatttgttttttatacatttttaattctttCGGAGTTGAATTGCTTTTTAACCATTATCTgttatatgtttttagcttttggCGTTTTATCTGTGTTGCTTTAATTTGGGTATGCCACCTGGAGTCCCATTCTGGGGCAAaggaaggatataaataaataaacataataatGAGAACTACGACAATACATTTATGTTGGTATGCTGCAGTGCATTGCTTGCTGTGAAActgaatctccacccccacccctcccgcCACCTGCTGCAATAAACAATGCACTGGCATTCAATCCCGGGCTTTGTGTGTGGGTCTGGCTTCCTGGATTTTGAACTTTCTTAGATGCATTCTCTGGGGCCAAGGCACACAGGGTAACCCATGTAAGGATTCCTCTCTTGCACAAGCATGCTTAAGGGTTACGTGTGAAGGACGTGCACCTGTGACTTCCGAAAGACATGTGCAATAGAGAACATGGCAAGGACGCAGGCCCAGGGTTGCATGGTGAGCCCCCAAAGGTTCCTTGtatgatggggtggggtggggtggtgaggtAAATGGCAGGAAGGCGCAAGCATTTACCTGGGGTTCGTGCCACAGATACTTTTTCCTGAATTCAGCAAATGTCATGTCGGCAAACTGGTTCAGAcccactgaggaaagaaggagagagagaagatcGAGTTGTGAAGCCAGATCTGCCGTCGACCTTGCCCTCTTTTAAAAGGTATCTCAAGAGCAGGGTCCGTACTTTGGAAGGTATGATTCGCAGCATTGTGCTTCTCAATCTTCTGCTTGTTACTAAGGAAGATCTGAAAGCGCCGCTGATACTCCTCCAGGCCGTACTGCTTGTTGTTCtgtgggagagaggaaggacacaGCAGCTGCAGGACGCAGAAGTGAAAGTGCAACCCTGGGCAGATTTAGAACAGAGAAGTGCCTCCCCCTCCCTTGCTCACAAACCGCACCTTCTTTGgaagtcccccaccccacttcaatCTGAAGTATCCATTTCAGTCATGGAACTGAGACATGGGAACTGGTGGCTGATAAGAGACCAAGGCATAAGCTGCCTGCTGTGATGCAGGTGGTGAACCTGCAGCTCTTCAGGCGTCATTTATTCCATTTAGTACCACTACTactatgtatggaagtgagagctggaccataaagaaggctgatcgctgaagaattgatgcttttgaattatggtgctggaagagactcttgagaatcccatagactgtaagaagatcaaacctatccattctgaaggaaatcagccctgagtgctcactggaaggacagatcctgaagctgaggctccaatactttggccacctcatgagaagagaagactccctggaaaagaccctgatgttaggaaagattgaggacacaaggagaaggggatgacagaggacgaatggatggacagtgttctcgaagctaccagcatgagtttgaccaaactgtgggaggcagtggaagacaggagtgcctggcgtgttctggtccatggggtcacgaagagtcggacacgactaaacaacaacaaccactactactactattattaaatttctatactgtccttcatccaaagatcacagggcagattgcaatataaaaaccataataacaaacaaaaccataACCCCGCCCcaacccagtttaaaaggccactgATTGCCTGAGCTGGTCCTGTAATGAACAATTCTTTGGCACGGGGTCCTCTTGGCCACATGCTCAAAAAATCTAAAATTTCAGTTTTTATTGCATGGCTATATGTATGACTCtagatatattttttatgaacAACAGTATATCctaagtatttattattattaataaatactactactactactactactaataataataataaagagagaTGCTCAGAAACCAGTTTGTCATCATTTCAGACCTAGCAACTGGCTCACTGGGGCTGCATGGCTTTGCACCTTTGtttccaggcaggcaggcacctgtgtggaaaaaaacccacacagctCAGGCCACCCTCCCTGGGGAATTGAATAGGAAGGGTGAGGTGCTTCCTGGAGGGAAGGAAATGAGCTGCCTTTTACTGCATGTTGAAAGGTGACAAAAGGAGGTGGCTGTTTGGAAGACAGTTATGCAAAATGCTGACTCTTGTGGAGATATTTCCCATTAGTTCCAATTTAATTCAAAGTGACTCTCTGAATCCAGCACTTTTTGAGAAAGACCTAAAAAATcccttgggagggagggagacgaaGGCGGCACTTGCTCTCTTCCCTCCCACTCTCCCTTGAAAGTCAGCAGGAAAGTCCCTTCCAGTGGAACCAGGCCAAGGGAAAGTGAAACAGGCCTTGAGCATAGGGGGTTATACCTAACTTTGGGGGAGTGGCGGCTTATGAATGGGCAGGAGGGCCTTACCTGAGACATCCATGTCTTGAAGAGAAATTCCTCTGttgagggaagaagaaaaacacaaaatgagagactttaaaaaaagaaagggcagatccgcaccatacatttaatgcacatccAACTCCCCATTAAGCCACCGAacgtctcccaaagaatcctgggaatggtagtttccccttcacagagctatagGCTGTAACagccttaacaaatgacagttccctgaAGTCTTTGGCGGAAGTCATCTGCTTTCAGTGTGAGCTGGATGTGTATTAAATGCTACCCTAAGCTACTAATTAGCAAGATTCTGTTTCACATCTTATTATTAGCATTTACAGgctgagtcctttaaaagaggcccggtggatacagagtacagtggtacctcgggttacagacgcttcaggtctgctaacccagaaatagtaacttgggttaactttgcttcaggatgagaacagaaatcgtgtggcagtggtgcagcggctgcgggagaccccattacctaaagtgctgcctcagattaagaacagtttcaggttaagaacggacctccagaatgaattaactttttaacccgaggtaccactgtaccgtacacatgttccacgtggcctcttttaaaagactcaccctgtatatccTGCCtatcctgcaaggagctcaaaatAGCAGGCATAactactttatcctcacaacaaccctatgaggtcggtcaggcccaaggtcacctagtgagcttcatggctgtgcggggatttgaaccctgctcacACAGGtccctagtccgacactctaaccactacaccgcacatTATGCACAGAAGCAAGCTGCGCCTCCGCACACCCCTCGCCCAGGACGATGGTGACCACCCACCCAAGTTCCTGCCATCCCAGCCAGTGAAGGGAGGCAGAGGAGATAATAGTATAATAACGAACAAtcccttatttattaaatttgtataccgcccttcatccggaGATCTCAGGGGGGTTCACAGCATAaactacaagataaaaacacaaaactctGAGCGGGGGGAGGCAGGCGCACTTTGACTGCTCTCCCACTAGTCGCCTCCATTTTTCTGTGGGCGCCTGAGGACACGCGCACTCCTGGCCAAACCCTCCGAGGGCGAAGTAGTGAAAGCGAAAGGAATGTGGCGTGGGGAGAAACGGGGCCAGGCGCAGAGGCTCCTGCGCCCccgcttttctttctctcccccccccccatagaggTGCGCTTCTTGCGCCAGCCGCCCCCTTCGGAGCCCCCCACAAATCGTCAccggctcctccccctcctcctctcgggGGAGGGGTCCTGGCTCCCTCTCTcgtgccccccacccccgctcgCTCTCCGCCGTACCTTCCTGGGGGCTGACTAGGCAGGAGCCGAGCGCGGAGAAAACGGCAAACAGGAACAGCGGCAGCAGCTGCGCCCGCATCTCGCCCGCGGTGGAGACGGCCGGAGTCGGACTGCGAGCCTCGGGACGCcggcgggcaggaggaggagcagcagcagcagcggtggccGCCTCCGGGGAgggcagagagggaggagaggccGGCCCCTTCCAGCCCGTGGCCGGGGAAGGCGAGAGGCGCACTCTGCCCGCGCTCAGAAGCCACGCCGCCGCTCTCCCAACGAAGAGCAGGTGCTTCCAAGGAGGCTGTCAAGAAggagtttctttctctttctttctttctttctttctttctttctttctttctttctttctcatccaGCATTCTtcttcaaagagctcaaggtggcggaCCTGCTTCTCCCcaatctcatttaatccccacgtgGCGCATACGCAGCGCaaagttaaactctggaactccctggaggcagtgatggccattaaCTTGgaggcctttaaaagaggattggacaaattcattggggggggagagctattgatggctgctGTGCTGTGCCTtcatagttggaggcagcaattcttttgaataccagtcactggaaaccacagaagtggagagttctcttgtgctcagatcctgttcacaggtttcccacagacatctgcttggccattgtggAAGACGGATGCTGAACCAGCTAgccaactggcctgatccagcagcctcttcttatgttcacagCACCCCTGGGagagggctttttttttccagggggaacTAGCCAGAACAGTTCCCATGCTGTTGCCATTCTAAgtgaacgagggaggtgttcatggtgagttccggcacctctttgtcCATAAAAATAGCACTTCCTATgacgtaggttaggctgggaaatGCAGT
The nucleotide sequence above comes from Podarcis raffonei isolate rPodRaf1 chromosome 14, rPodRaf1.pri, whole genome shotgun sequence. Encoded proteins:
- the CTSH gene encoding pro-cathepsin H — encoded protein: MRAQLLPLFLFAVFSALGSCLVSPQEEEFLFKTWMSQNNKQYGLEEYQRRFQIFLSNKQKIEKHNAANHTFQMGLNQFADMTFAEFRKKYLWHEPQNCSATIGNFISRGGACPKTIDWRKKGNFVTPVKNQGPCGSCWTFSTTGCLESAIAIATGKLLDLAEQQLVDCAQAFNNHGCSGGLPSQAFEYILYNKGLMGEDDYPYTAQNGTCKFQGQKAIAFVKKVVNITLNDEQGMVEAVGRYNPLSFAFEVTDDFMLYTKGVYTSKHCEKTPDKVNHAVLAVGYGEENGLLYWIVKNSWGPSWGMDGYFYIERGKNMCGLADCASFPVPLV